TCTTCTTCatcctcctcttcctcctcatcctccATCTCCTTCAACCTCCTTTTTCCCTCAGCTTTGGTAGTTTCCATACTGAGAGAAGCAAGAGAAGAAGAGAACAAAAGAAGCAATAACCAagatggagaagaagaagaagaagaagaagaataggaGAAAAAACACCAAGACCCTTGTTAAATGAGTGAGAAATGAGAAGACTTATGTGTGAGGACCACAGACTTCATTTTTATTCTCTATCACCACAGTAGAAGGGTAGGAAAGTTAAGGTTTAAGTTAGCTCAAAGATAAGAACATGATAGGGGTAAAAATACGTATCCTGTTTTCTTTACAACTGTATTTGGCTAGGCTACGAGCCCACGTTAATTTGTGATCTGAAAATAGTCTTGCTAGgtctaattaaaaaataaataatacatcAAGACTTCACGCAGATACTCTAATTTAATGAACAAGTtgctattaattaaataatatcatATATAAACAGGAAATCTCTCTTTTGAAATCTACAAGAAATTTCCCTGGAAAATGCATATTACATCAACGGTCATTTAGGTAGGCCTTCTTGGCAGCTGTTCTTGTACCATGTGTATGTATGCATTAATTTTCAAGGTAACATAAGATGTGAAACCTCTGTATAGGAGgacataaatatataataaagtaTACCCCTGCATACATGTTCAATTGTATTATTGAAAGGTGAAAGGTGAAAAAACTATggctcaataattttccaaactttTCTATCAAGATTAGATGCATTTGGTACGATCATAATCTATTATATGTCCTTGGCATCTAATTCTTCCTTTTTCACCTTTCCCTTATTTGttttcatatttttgctgtagCCAACAGTTTTTAAGCAAAGTGGGCAGGCAACCTATCTCTTATGCATTATTGTTTTCTTTCACCAATTAGGACCACGTTCCTACTACATTATCATCTAAGTTGGTCCCCCTTTGTACTGGGGCAGCTCCAACTCCAGCTCCTTGTACTGAATAGAGCTTGAAATGAAACGAATTTTGTTCAAAATCCAATGAGTTTGTGTTGTAGCTAGCTCACATGTAGGACTAAGGACTGGAGAATGGTGACCCAATGCATTCAATTTCAATATATGAATCATAGATGTTCATCTATCAAATATTTCAAGTTTCTTTTGATGAGTTTTAGCTCAGTGAGGATCTTGAATTTAAGTATTAGTGGgaatcaaatgaaaaaaaaaaaaaaaaagaagtttgtaACCAGACACCAGTGCTGCCCACTAGCCAGTGGATCCATTCACGAATCCAGACGAGTTTTTTCTGTTGGTAGCTTTTATATTAGAAAAAGAATTTTGGGTTTTCTGCTGCTTAATGGACTTAAAACAAGTTCTCCTAGCAGACATGGCTTAGAAACATAGAACACCTAACAGGCCATCTTCTTGCAAGTACCATAAAGGCATAAACTAGAACCTTTCAATTATAGGGCAGAATGGTGTCTCAATTTTACAGTTAATACCAGTAAGTCACTATAATCTCTGATTGCTCAATCATCAAGGAAAAATACACACACACACGCGCTGAGATCGCATGCCAATGCAAATAAAAAAGCTACCTCAGACTCGTCGTAGAATCCCTGAGAATGCGACTTAAACAGTATCACGTCTTGAAGGGTGGTTGGTCCTTTGGGTTAGCATATTAAGACATACTACGGATATGACCCAACCATACCCTAGTTGCTAGGTACATTACATTTCTTCAGTTAAGAGAAACTAAAGGGGATGGGGGAGAACGAGATAAATTGTTGAGATGCATGAACAATTTAGAAATGGAGGCGGTGGCGGTCGCACCAGCATACCAGAGACAAAAATGCAAGAAGCTGCAGCCATCTCAATGAGTTATTTTTCTCATTGCAAGCAAGTTAAAAAGGAACAAGGAGTTTCGATCATGAGATCAACGGGATAGAATCCCAGAGTCATAAAGCAACAAGAAGTAATTTTGTTCCATTGTTTTGGAAGCTAAAACACACCTCTCAAAGGCAGAGCCCCgagtgataaaaattaaaaatgtgaaAATAATGTGAAGCATCTTCCAGGAGTCCATCTACCAAATAAACCTCTGGACCCCAGGTTCGTGGTTCCAATTGAATGGTCTAAACAAAAACATCATCATCGTGAAGGTATTGATTACCAAATACATCAGTCCCATAGCAATCCAACTTTCATTATCATCAATATGAGAATGAAGTATCAACAAATAGAATGGTATGGTATAATATCTGAACTCAATTAATGGAGCAGGAACTAGGACTGCAGCCGTAGCCAAGAAATATGTCAAAACCCACACTTTCTGTCGAACTTTCCCTACCAGTAGATGATAAAAACAAGGTCAAAATGAAGTTCAAACATACCAAACCTTAATTTATGAAGAGAGATAATACTAACCCAAAATATTGAAGATTGAAGACCACGAATAAACATAAAATGGAACCAAAAAGTACTTCATCAACCAATGTGCTTTGATGACTTTCCTCCAGAGATAGAAGGTATAATGCCGATTGTCAGCAACAAGATAGGGATGGGCTATGCTGTAACATTACTGGTCAACTTTATTATGAAATAGATGGAGACAATAGAGTACATAAGAATAGTCGACATACAAAACAGTGTAAAGATGTGACTTTCTTTCCTACAAATCCAACAAAAGATATTTCTCTACAAGAACCCAGTTTATGGAGTTTTAGCAGACAAGCTATGAATTATGTGTTTCATAACATTCAGCATGTGATATAATATAGATGTCTGAACTGACCTGAAAAAATGAACAGAGAGGAAGCCGGCAGTAAGAGCCACTAACCACTGAAAAAAGCCCAGTCTGTTCTTCCAGAATGACTGGAACAtatttgcaacatgacataaagAAAAATGCAGTGGGGCTGTTGCCAGAGTAGAAACCAGACTAAAATACATTATCTGTGCAAAATGAGGTGAAACTGCATGAGCTTCTTTTGCACCTGAAACATCAAGAAACAGAGTAAGAAACAAATTCCTACTCCATCAAATAGAGTAAGATAATATGAGTAGTACCAAGAACCACACTGCCATTCCAACGGACAAAAGCAACAAAGGCCACCAATACCATAAAGAAGGGGCAAAAGGATATGAAAAGTTTCCACTTCATATGCCATGATGCCAAACAGATGTCCTGAATCTCATCAAGAAAACCTGCAAGATTATGTCAAATGATGTAATCTTAGCATTGAGAATGAAGAATGCACAAGGCGGTGCAGGACAAACCAAGTTGGCAAGCTTATTTTTCAGGCCCATAAGAGATGGAAGATAGTATTTGCAGAGTACAACTTGGCAAAAATTCACCAATCACAAAAACACAACCATGATGCAGATTAAAACCTGAAGACTGGGTTGATGAGGAGCCATTTGCAGCAGTTGCTGAATATTTGCTAGCATCCGCACTATTGGGCTTTCGTCTTCTCATATTTGAGCTTGCTGAGACAGAATTGTTAGGAATTAATCGGCCAGTTTCCTTCCCTGATTCATTTAACTCATCTACTTTCACTTTTTTTCTTGGATGGGTCAGAGTAATATCTATTACCCCAGTGCATGCGACAAAAAGCATCCATATAATATTTGTTTGTCGAATGAAAACTGCAAAGGCTCCAagctgaaaaaaaataaaaaatacaaaaaaaaaaaaagagatgatAAGTTCCAGAAAACAAAAGACCATCAGTAATAtcaaaaattttatcataaatcttTTAGGTTGATATTTCATTGCATTTCAAGAAAACAATGATACAAAAGTACAAAAATGAAATCAATGCGCAATACACTGATActttaatataatattacagtTCCGACGAGCAATATGCTGATGATGTTATAAAAGTCATGTGCGCTTCGATTGAAGTTAGTTCAGATAATTTCTCAATCAATTCTTTCCAATTTAGAATTCTTTATAAGCCACATCTAACAACAGGCCATAAAGACAAAGACTGCAAGGTTATTGAAGTAATTGAAAGGAATGAGGCATGTGTTGGCCCTTAAGCAACCAAAAAGAGAACATTTTATCACTTCAAAGTCAAAAAAGAACTATATGCACTTTCATAAAAGTAATTGAATTAAATCTAGAGGAAGATGTAGTTGTGACTTGTGAGGCAACACCACTGTATTTTGAGACATCAATGATGACATTGAATGTTTGATTGAAATTACTAGGCCCAAGGCATCACACCTCAAAACATTCCTTCAGAAACTAGTCATCCAAGTTTAGCCCATGATAATTTCTAATTTCTAGTTATGAAGAAACATGAAATGTTAGCCAATTATTGCTGGAAAGGGACACAAATTGTAAGAAGTATATGAGATTGCAATCCTGAAGTTGAGGTTTTCATTCTGAAGGAAGAACTTAAAGGAATTGTCAATTTAAGGCTCCCTGCTTCCCTCAAAAAATTTCCTCTTATGAATGTCTAAGGCATGAGAGAATGCTCTATTGTAAAACatagaataaaataaagaaattcaGGATTCTATCATACTATCTTAAGTTGTATCAGGAAAATAATAATGTGGATGACCGTTAAAAGGACACTTGAGATAACTTcattaccaatgcactgaagtagTATTTCTTCTTCAAGCATGTGAGATACATAGCAAGCACTGCAGTAAGTGATGCAACATCAGTATAGTAAAGAAAAGTGAAGAACCAATGGAGGGGGTACAGGGCTAGGATCACAGCAAAAAAAGCTGCTTTTCTTTTACAAAGAGTCGGCCTCAAGTGAGTAATTATCTCATAGATGATGATGCCACATAATATCGCCAAAACACCATTTACAAAGCGCAGCATTGAAGTAGAACACAATTCAGCAAATGATGACACCTTTTGCACAAAAAACATGCCTGGAAACAAACAAGCAACATGGGCAAGTGAAAGATAGTACCTGCAAGAGTTTTCCATTGCATGTATCAACTTCTCTAACTAAGTAATTAACCTGACACAATTAAACTTCATGCACTTTTTAAAACTGCTTCTAAAttgttttagtttattttcaggCAGAGGATGACACCACTTTTTTCATCCCATTTGGAAATATTGATACTTTCCTGAAAAACATATCAAATAGGTAAACCAAATAGGGCGCCAAGTTGTAGAAAGCAACTCTCATTCACAATGTGCGTATGGATAGTGAATCAGAATATAAGCATAACAATTATTGTTAAATAGAAGAAGTTAAATGGAATGAGAAAGAAAGCATACAATCCAGGAGGAGTAGTTATCATGGGGTCCCAACTCCAGAAATTACCCTTACAGTACAGTTGAGCCTGAGGTATGTGGAATATCTCATCCTGCACATGATGAGCTTCTGTTAATATCTTGAAAGAAATGGAAGgacgaaaaataataataatgataataacttTCTTACAAAAACTCTTACCATGTAAGGCTCAGGCACAATTCGATTGACAAGAATTGATGTGGGAATCACCCACGAGCTCACTATCACTGCAACTGCTAATCTACCCATCTTTCACTCTCGCTTATTGTTCTTTTTGCCAGACTTTACCAATTAAAACGAAATG
The Hevea brasiliensis isolate MT/VB/25A 57/8 chromosome 18, ASM3005281v1, whole genome shotgun sequence genome window above contains:
- the LOC110631521 gene encoding dol-P-Glc:Glc(2)Man(9)GlcNAc(2)-PP-Dol alpha-1,2-glucosyltransferase isoform X1, whose translation is MGRLAVAVIVSSWVIPTSILVNRIVPEPYMDEIFHIPQAQLYCKGNFWSWDPMITTPPGLYYLSLAHVACLFPGMFFVQKVSSFAELCSTSMLRFVNGVLAILCGIIIYEIITHLRPTLCKRKAAFFAVILALYPLHWFFTFLYYTDVASLTAVLAMYLTCLKKKYYFSALLGAFAVFIRQTNIIWMLFVACTGVIDITLTHPRKKVKVDELNESGKETGRLIPNNSVSASSNMRRRKPNSADASKYSATAANGSSSTQSSGFLDEIQDICLASWHMKWKLFISFCPFFMVLVAFVAFVRWNGSVVLGAKEAHAVSPHFAQIMYFSLVSTLATAPLHFSLCHVANMFQSFWKNRLGFFQWLVALTAGFLSVHFFSIAHPYLVADNRHYTFYLWRKVIKAHWLMKYFLVPFYVYSWSSIFNILGKVRQKVWVLTYFLATAAVLVPAPLIEFRYYTIPFYLLILHSHIDDNESWIAMGLMYLVINTFTMMMFLFRPFNWNHEPGVQRFIW
- the LOC110631521 gene encoding dol-P-Glc:Glc(2)Man(9)GlcNAc(2)-PP-Dol alpha-1,2-glucosyltransferase isoform X2 translates to MFFVQKVSSFAELCSTSMLRFVNGVLAILCGIIIYEIITHLRPTLCKRKAAFFAVILALYPLHWFFTFLYYTDVASLTAVLAMYLTCLKKKYYFSALLGAFAVFIRQTNIIWMLFVACTGVIDITLTHPRKKVKVDELNESGKETGRLIPNNSVSASSNMRRRKPNSADASKYSATAANGSSSTQSSGFLDEIQDICLASWHMKWKLFISFCPFFMVLVAFVAFVRWNGSVVLGAKEAHAVSPHFAQIMYFSLVSTLATAPLHFSLCHVANMFQSFWKNRLGFFQWLVALTAGFLSVHFFSIAHPYLVADNRHYTFYLWRKVIKAHWLMKYFLVPFYVYSWSSIFNILGKVRQKVWVLTYFLATAAVLVPAPLIEFRYYTIPFYLLILHSHIDDNESWIAMGLMYLVINTFTMMMFLFRPFNWNHEPGVQRFIW